The genome window CCATTCCCTTATTTGCCTCAAAGTAAAATGAGACAGTGGCAATTAGTGACAATTTTTCCCGAAGGTGATACATTGCCCTTGTCAGCAAAACAGAAATTCGCCGCTGTTTTTCATCATCAGACATTTGTATTTTTCACTCATCACCTTGATGAGGAGGCGTTATGATTGAAAGCGATTTAACCATCAGACCGGACACCCACACCTATCAGGAACAACCGATTTTTCCGAAAGTCTCCACAGAATTCGTCAACGCCCTTTCACATTACTATCGCGGCGAACTGGCGCGCATGGTGAGTTGGCGTGACCGACTCGACAGAACCACCAACTGGGCAATCACCGGCGTTGGCGCCATGCTCTCGGTTTCGCTTTCATCGCCCGACACGCATCACGGCGTATTGTTGTTTGCGATGGTGCTGATTTTTTTACTGCTCAGCATCGAATCCCGCCGCTACCGTTTTTTTCACGTCTATCGCAGCCGCGTGCGTTTGATAGAACGCAATTATTACGCGCGCATTTTTTCGCCGCGTGACCACATCGACCCGACGCACTGGATGGCCCAACTCAGTGAAGATTTGCGTTTGCCGCGGTTTTCGATTACCCACAGTCAGGCGATGGCAAGGCGGCTTCGTCGCAATTACATCTGGCTGTTTCTGGTCTTGCTGCT of Acidobacteriota bacterium contains these proteins:
- a CDS encoding DUF2270 domain-containing protein, with the protein product MIESDLTIRPDTHTYQEQPIFPKVSTEFVNALSHYYRGELARMVSWRDRLDRTTNWAITGVGAMLSVSLSSPDTHHGVLLFAMVLIFLLLSIESRRYRFFHVYRSRVRLIERNYYARIFSPRDHIDPTHWMAQLSEDLRLPRFSITHSQAMARRLRRNYIWLFLVLLLAWLLKTTTKVLQSKNFTGDFVHSTGEIFFNAAIGVVPGWLVVAAIVIFYGWLIYIMVRHRESAGELAYGEVHV